A DNA window from Streptomyces canus contains the following coding sequences:
- a CDS encoding acyl-CoA carboxylase subunit beta gives MTTTRLPDRTADRVLALEARRAQAVAGNGPRRRGKFGARERIDLLLDPGSFTETGLFVRSRPTGDGARRPYGDGVITGCGTIDGRPVCVFAQDSTVFGGSMGEAFGEKTVALMDLALRTGCPVIGLNDGGGARIQEGVVSLALYAELVRRNVQASGVIPQISVVLGPCAGGAAYSPAITDFTVMVDGASHMFVTGPDVIEAVTGERTSAEELGGARTSNSLNGNAHFLAADEAEALDTVRELLSYLPANNLERPPQYAPVAPPADVPLDEIVPDRLGQAYDMRDILRAVVDDGELLEVQELFAPNIICALALVEGAPVGVVANQPSHAAGVLDIDASEKAARFVRFCDAFGIPLLTFADVPGYLSGVRQEQAGIIRRGAKLLYAYAEATVPKVTVVVRKAYGGGYAVMGSKHLGADINLAWPTARIAVMGAEGAVGVLHRRELAAAEDPEALRAQLVDAYESTHGTPYLAAERGYVDAVIAPRDTRDHICRALRALRGKRSPMPERRHGNIPL, from the coding sequence GTGACGACGACACGTCTGCCGGACCGCACCGCCGACCGCGTCCTCGCGCTCGAGGCCCGCCGGGCGCAGGCCGTGGCGGGGAACGGGCCGAGAAGACGCGGCAAGTTCGGCGCCCGGGAGCGGATCGATCTGCTGCTGGACCCCGGCTCGTTCACCGAGACCGGTCTGTTCGTACGGTCCCGGCCGACCGGGGACGGTGCCCGCCGTCCTTACGGGGACGGGGTGATCACCGGGTGCGGCACGATCGACGGCCGTCCCGTCTGCGTGTTCGCCCAGGACTCCACGGTCTTCGGCGGCAGCATGGGCGAGGCATTCGGCGAGAAGACCGTGGCCCTCATGGATCTCGCCCTCAGGACGGGATGCCCGGTCATCGGGCTGAACGACGGCGGCGGCGCCCGCATCCAGGAGGGCGTCGTCTCGCTCGCCCTCTACGCCGAGCTGGTGCGCCGCAACGTGCAGGCGTCCGGGGTGATCCCGCAGATCTCCGTCGTCCTGGGCCCGTGTGCCGGCGGGGCCGCCTACTCGCCCGCCATCACCGACTTCACCGTGATGGTGGACGGCGCCTCGCACATGTTCGTCACCGGTCCCGACGTCATCGAGGCGGTCACCGGGGAGCGCACCAGCGCCGAGGAGCTGGGCGGCGCCCGCACCAGCAACTCCCTCAACGGCAACGCCCACTTCCTCGCCGCCGACGAGGCGGAGGCCCTGGACACCGTACGGGAGCTGCTGTCGTACCTGCCCGCCAACAACCTGGAGCGGCCACCGCAGTACGCTCCCGTGGCACCGCCCGCCGACGTGCCGCTCGACGAGATCGTGCCGGACCGGCTCGGGCAGGCGTACGACATGCGGGACATCCTGCGGGCGGTCGTCGACGACGGTGAACTCCTGGAGGTCCAGGAGCTGTTCGCGCCGAACATCATCTGCGCGCTGGCGCTCGTCGAGGGGGCGCCCGTCGGCGTCGTCGCCAACCAGCCGTCGCACGCGGCCGGCGTGCTGGACATCGACGCCTCCGAGAAGGCGGCGCGTTTCGTACGGTTCTGTGACGCGTTCGGCATTCCGCTGCTGACCTTCGCCGATGTGCCGGGATACCTCTCCGGGGTCCGGCAGGAGCAGGCCGGGATCATCCGGCGCGGCGCCAAGCTGCTGTACGCCTACGCCGAGGCGACCGTGCCGAAGGTGACGGTGGTGGTGCGCAAGGCGTACGGCGGCGGCTACGCGGTGATGGGCTCCAAGCACCTGGGCGCCGACATCAACCTCGCCTGGCCCACCGCACGGATCGCCGTGATGGGCGCCGAGGGCGCGGTGGGCGTCCTGCACCGGCGGGAACTCGCCGCCGCCGAGGATCCCGAGGCGCTGCGGGCCCAGCTCGTGGACGCGTACGAGAGCACGCACGGCACGCCCTATCTCGCCGCCGAGCGCGGGTACGTCGACGCCGTGATCGCCCCGCGCGACACCCGTGACCACATCTGCCGTGCCCTGCGCGCGCTGCGCGGGAAGCGCTCCCCCATGCCGGAGCGCCGGCACGGCAACATCCCGCTCTGA
- a CDS encoding fatty acyl-AMP ligase → MDNRRPPLAPAFRSLPEYVQHWARATPDRRAFTFVDHPAPDSRGVHRTLTWRRLDVRVRAVAARLAEEAEPGSRVALLCPQGLEYVTGFLATLAAGLIAVPLYPPGLPGQGDRLTAVLADARPSVVVTTSRHLAEVQELCDRVVAVDQVPDAAATDLKPADAEVAYLQYTSGSTRTPAGVEISHANVVANARQALSAYGAEAHPVTCVGWLPLYHDMGLVLSIAAPVVRGLLSVLMDPVAFLHEPARWLRLLASHPRALSAAPNFAYDYCASAVTDAQKAELRLDGVAALINGSEPVRPGTADRFQAAFAGQGLVAETHCPSYGLAEATVFVSAAGPGEPLRRFALDRDALAEGKALPARPDDPRAVLLAGCGTPAGQQVRIVDPVSGAPLSEGEVGEIQVRGPNVGRGYWNQEEQTRRVFTADGRLRTGDLGTVLEGQLIVTGRLKDLIVVDGRNHYPQDLEATVQDTHPAVRRDRLAAFGVTGGSGERVVVVAEHTRTTSLAEIDVPALVRAVRAAVSGRHGVRLADVLLVPPGTVPRTSSGKVSRALTRERYLAGAYAPDGAE, encoded by the coding sequence ATGGACAACCGCCGTCCCCCGCTCGCCCCCGCGTTCCGGAGCCTGCCGGAGTACGTACAGCACTGGGCCCGAGCCACCCCCGACCGACGGGCGTTCACCTTCGTCGACCATCCCGCCCCGGATTCGCGTGGCGTCCACCGCACGCTGACCTGGCGCCGGCTCGACGTGCGCGTGCGGGCGGTGGCCGCCCGGCTCGCCGAGGAGGCCGAGCCCGGGTCGCGGGTCGCCCTGCTGTGCCCCCAGGGGCTGGAGTACGTCACCGGCTTCCTGGCGACGCTCGCCGCCGGCCTCATCGCCGTACCGCTGTATCCGCCCGGTCTGCCGGGCCAAGGGGACCGGCTGACGGCGGTCCTGGCCGACGCACGTCCTTCGGTCGTCGTGACGACGAGCCGGCACTTGGCTGAGGTACAGGAGTTGTGCGACCGGGTCGTCGCCGTGGACCAGGTCCCGGACGCCGCCGCGACAGACCTGAAACCGGCCGACGCGGAGGTCGCCTACCTCCAGTACACCTCCGGTTCGACCCGTACCCCGGCCGGGGTGGAGATCAGTCACGCCAATGTCGTCGCCAACGCCCGTCAGGCGCTGAGCGCCTACGGCGCCGAGGCCCATCCGGTGACGTGCGTGGGCTGGCTGCCGCTGTACCACGACATGGGGCTCGTCCTGAGCATCGCCGCCCCGGTCGTGCGGGGGCTGCTGTCGGTGCTCATGGATCCGGTCGCCTTCCTGCACGAACCCGCGCGCTGGCTGCGGCTGTTGGCCTCACATCCGCGCGCGCTGAGCGCGGCGCCCAACTTCGCCTACGACTACTGCGCCTCGGCGGTGACCGACGCGCAGAAGGCGGAACTGCGGCTGGACGGGGTCGCCGCGCTGATCAACGGCAGTGAGCCGGTCCGCCCCGGCACGGCCGACAGGTTCCAGGCGGCCTTCGCCGGTCAGGGGCTCGTCGCGGAGACGCACTGTCCCTCGTACGGGCTCGCCGAGGCGACCGTCTTCGTCAGCGCCGCCGGGCCCGGGGAACCGTTGCGGCGCTTCGCCCTCGACCGCGACGCGCTCGCCGAGGGGAAGGCGCTGCCCGCGCGCCCCGACGACCCCCGGGCCGTGCTGCTGGCGGGCTGCGGCACTCCGGCGGGGCAGCAGGTCCGTATCGTCGACCCCGTCTCCGGCGCCCCTCTGTCCGAGGGTGAGGTCGGTGAGATCCAGGTGCGGGGTCCCAACGTGGGCCGCGGTTACTGGAACCAGGAAGAGCAGACCCGGCGCGTCTTCACAGCCGACGGCCGGCTGCGCACCGGTGACCTGGGAACGGTCCTGGAGGGGCAGTTGATCGTCACCGGTCGGCTGAAGGACCTGATCGTCGTCGACGGACGCAATCACTATCCGCAGGACCTGGAGGCCACCGTCCAGGACACCCATCCGGCGGTCCGGCGCGACCGGCTCGCCGCGTTCGGGGTCACGGGCGGCTCCGGCGAGCGGGTGGTCGTGGTGGCCGAGCACACGCGGACCACGAGCCTCGCCGAGATCGACGTACCGGCTCTGGTACGGGCCGTGCGTGCGGCCGTCTCCGGACGGCACGGGGTGCGCCTCGCCGACGTCCTGCTCGTCCCGCCGGGCACGGTGCCGCGGACGTCGAGCGGCAAGGTGTCGCGGGCGCTGACACGTGAGCGGTATCTGGCGGGTGCCTATGCGCCGGACGGCGCCGAGTGA
- a CDS encoding beta-ketoacyl synthase N-terminal-like domain-containing protein — protein sequence MRAVDAGAVRRLVAERVAAWSGTAVAEVAMDRPLADLGMSSRDAVVLAGELSRLTGRELPATLLWEAPTGEALVAHLCRTPSQTTPPAPAAPAPPTSEPIAVIGLGCRLPGGVHGPADYWRLLTDGVDAIRRVPEDRWRDFTPFPPEDALPYGGYLDDIAGFDADFFRITPREAAVMDPQQRILLEVVHEALAHAAVPAASLAGTATGVFVGVSAPEYGSLTGADPAAVDPWAPAGGALSVTAGRLAYVLDTRGPSMAVDTACSSSLVAVHHACVSLRTGESDTAIAAGVNLLLSPTVTVAFRRAGALAPDGRCKPFSPGADGIGRGEGCAAVLLKRLSDAERDGDRVLAVIRATAVNSDGRSNGLLAPNPAAQQALLTTAYARAGLTPAHIDYVEAHGTGTPLGDPIEAGALGAVLGAGRDPDQPLLLGSVKSNLGHLESAAGIAGLVKTVLALHHDVIPPSLHCSEGSALDDVRLRVVSEDEPWPRYGGTATAGVSGFGFGGTNAHAVLEEWRPGVLPARPSEEPGARLHLLSDVDEERLRDTASRLADWLRTAAAHPADVARTLAGRTGRGGVRAAVVARDRDELADGLDALAQGRPHGQVVTGERDLVGPGPVWVFSGYGSQWAGMGRRLLTEEPAFAAAVEKLDAECGLSLYDRLASGSELDRLEVAQPVLFGLQVALAELWRSYGVEPAAVIGHSLGEVAAAVCAGALDVSEGARIVAVRAGLLSRLQGGAMAVVDLDDSELDALARDFPGVHVAVHSSPGQKVVTGEEPAVARLVRWLERQGRAARSMRVVGAGHSPHVEPLLAELTESLADVGGRAPLVPVYSTVLDDPRGDCVFDAAHWAANLRRPVRLDRAVAAAAADGHTAFVEISPHPVLARAVTDNVPGALTIGTLRREADGCADFLTQVATLYCAGGRLPLPPGRVVDLPQPRWKHVRHWWTDGQGAAPTKVRTEVPPEVPANTEDTSLAARLCHHIATVTGHPAGRVTPATALADLGLDSLMAVRIRTALEREFAVELPLRDLLGATTVQEVADRVRTGPVRPLRVTGSGPPLFLVHAAGGTTDVYRALAERLGDERPVYGLERLDDAPTVTEKARRYAEAITAVHPDGPFLLGGWSFGGFVAQETARQLTAAGRDVELVVLIDSVRPLPQPDRTPAERLRAHFEGFARHVRDAYGVRLELPYDDLVAMDDDGERIDTVLEILRASADVPPAALEHQRSSYLDLRIGEAHRPGRHDGRVVLYRATEPAPHTVRDPAYERDDQALGWDEVCPRLTVVPVAGHHLSLLDPPHVDEIAARLGRELAEGTR from the coding sequence GTGAGGGCCGTGGACGCCGGTGCGGTACGCCGCCTGGTCGCGGAGCGGGTCGCCGCGTGGTCCGGTACGGCCGTCGCGGAGGTGGCGATGGACCGGCCGCTGGCGGATCTCGGCATGTCCTCGCGGGACGCGGTCGTGCTGGCCGGGGAACTCTCCCGGCTGACGGGACGGGAGCTGCCGGCGACGTTGCTGTGGGAGGCGCCCACCGGGGAGGCTCTGGTGGCGCACCTGTGCCGTACGCCGTCGCAGACCACGCCGCCGGCGCCCGCCGCGCCGGCGCCGCCCACCTCGGAGCCCATCGCCGTCATAGGGCTCGGCTGCCGCCTCCCCGGCGGCGTGCACGGCCCGGCCGACTACTGGCGGCTGCTGACCGACGGCGTCGACGCGATCAGACGCGTCCCGGAGGACCGTTGGCGCGACTTCACCCCCTTCCCGCCCGAGGACGCGCTCCCCTACGGCGGCTATCTCGACGACATCGCCGGGTTCGACGCGGACTTCTTCCGGATCACCCCGCGCGAGGCCGCCGTGATGGACCCGCAGCAGCGGATCCTCCTGGAGGTCGTCCACGAGGCCCTCGCCCATGCCGCCGTCCCGGCCGCGTCCCTCGCGGGCACGGCCACCGGTGTCTTCGTCGGGGTCTCCGCCCCGGAGTACGGCTCGCTGACCGGCGCCGACCCCGCGGCCGTCGATCCCTGGGCGCCGGCGGGCGGTGCGCTGAGCGTGACCGCGGGCCGGCTGGCGTATGTGCTGGACACGCGTGGGCCGAGCATGGCCGTGGACACCGCCTGCTCCTCCTCGCTCGTCGCGGTGCACCACGCCTGCGTGAGCCTGCGCACGGGCGAGAGCGACACGGCGATCGCCGCGGGCGTCAACCTGCTGCTCTCCCCCACCGTCACCGTGGCGTTCCGGCGGGCGGGCGCCCTCGCGCCGGACGGCCGGTGCAAGCCGTTCTCGCCGGGCGCCGACGGCATCGGCCGCGGTGAGGGCTGCGCGGCCGTGCTCCTGAAGCGGCTGTCCGACGCCGAGCGGGACGGCGACCGAGTGCTCGCCGTCATCCGCGCCACGGCCGTCAACTCCGACGGCCGCTCCAACGGTCTCCTCGCCCCCAACCCGGCCGCCCAGCAGGCCCTGCTGACCACCGCGTACGCCCGGGCCGGGCTCACCCCCGCCCACATCGACTACGTCGAGGCGCACGGCACCGGCACCCCGCTCGGCGACCCGATCGAGGCGGGCGCGCTCGGCGCCGTGCTCGGTGCGGGCCGCGACCCCGACCAGCCGCTGCTCCTCGGCTCGGTGAAGTCGAACCTGGGGCACCTGGAGTCCGCCGCGGGCATCGCCGGGCTGGTGAAGACCGTGCTCGCCCTGCACCACGACGTCATCCCGCCCTCCCTGCACTGCTCCGAGGGCAGCGCCCTGGACGACGTCCGGCTGCGGGTGGTGTCCGAGGACGAGCCGTGGCCGCGCTACGGCGGCACCGCCACGGCCGGGGTCTCCGGGTTCGGGTTCGGCGGCACCAACGCCCATGCGGTGCTGGAGGAATGGCGACCCGGCGTGCTGCCCGCGCGACCGAGTGAGGAGCCCGGGGCCCGGCTCCATCTCCTGTCCGACGTGGACGAGGAGCGGCTGCGGGACACCGCGTCCCGGCTCGCCGACTGGCTCCGGACGGCGGCCGCGCATCCTGCCGACGTGGCGCGCACGCTGGCCGGACGGACCGGCCGCGGAGGGGTGCGGGCGGCGGTGGTCGCCCGGGACCGCGACGAACTCGCCGACGGGCTGGACGCGTTGGCGCAGGGCCGCCCGCACGGGCAGGTCGTGACCGGTGAACGTGACCTCGTGGGACCGGGTCCGGTGTGGGTCTTCTCCGGGTACGGCAGCCAATGGGCAGGGATGGGACGCCGGTTGCTGACCGAGGAGCCCGCCTTCGCCGCCGCCGTGGAGAAGCTCGACGCGGAGTGCGGGCTGTCCCTGTACGACCGTCTCGCGTCCGGCAGCGAACTCGACAGGCTGGAGGTGGCCCAGCCCGTTCTGTTCGGACTCCAGGTGGCGCTGGCCGAGTTGTGGCGCTCCTACGGCGTCGAGCCCGCCGCCGTCATCGGCCACTCCCTGGGCGAGGTGGCCGCCGCGGTGTGCGCGGGGGCGCTGGACGTGTCGGAGGGCGCCCGGATCGTCGCCGTACGGGCCGGGCTGCTCAGCAGGCTCCAGGGCGGGGCCATGGCGGTGGTCGATCTGGACGACAGTGAACTCGACGCCCTGGCCCGGGACTTCCCCGGTGTGCATGTCGCCGTTCACTCCTCGCCCGGGCAGAAGGTCGTCACCGGTGAGGAACCGGCGGTGGCGCGGCTCGTGCGGTGGCTGGAGCGGCAAGGGCGGGCGGCCCGGTCCATGCGGGTCGTCGGTGCCGGGCACTCGCCCCATGTCGAGCCGCTGCTCGCGGAGTTGACCGAGTCCTTGGCCGACGTCGGAGGCAGAGCGCCCCTCGTGCCGGTCTACTCCACCGTCCTGGACGACCCGCGCGGCGACTGTGTCTTCGACGCCGCCCACTGGGCCGCGAACCTGCGGCGGCCGGTACGGCTGGACCGGGCCGTCGCCGCGGCCGCCGCCGACGGCCACACCGCCTTCGTCGAGATCTCGCCCCACCCGGTCCTGGCCCGGGCCGTCACCGACAACGTGCCCGGTGCCCTCACGATCGGCACGCTCCGGCGGGAGGCCGACGGATGCGCCGACTTCCTCACGCAGGTGGCGACCCTGTACTGCGCGGGCGGACGGCTGCCGCTGCCGCCGGGGCGGGTCGTCGACCTGCCCCAGCCGCGCTGGAAGCACGTGCGGCACTGGTGGACGGACGGGCAGGGAGCGGCACCCACGAAGGTGCGGACGGAGGTACCGCCGGAGGTACCCGCGAACACTGAGGACACCTCTCTCGCCGCCCGTCTGTGCCATCACATCGCCACGGTCACCGGCCACCCCGCCGGCCGGGTCACCCCCGCCACCGCGCTGGCCGACCTCGGACTCGACTCGCTGATGGCGGTCCGAATCCGCACCGCCCTGGAGCGCGAGTTCGCCGTCGAGCTGCCGCTGCGCGACCTGCTCGGCGCCACCACGGTCCAGGAGGTGGCCGACCGGGTCCGGACCGGACCGGTACGCCCGCTGCGCGTCACCGGCAGCGGCCCCCCGCTCTTCCTCGTGCACGCCGCCGGTGGAACGACCGACGTCTACCGGGCACTGGCCGAACGCCTCGGCGACGAGCGGCCCGTGTACGGTCTCGAACGCCTCGACGACGCCCCCACGGTGACCGAGAAGGCGCGCCGCTACGCCGAGGCCATCACAGCCGTACACCCCGACGGGCCGTTTCTGCTGGGCGGTTGGTCCTTCGGCGGCTTCGTCGCCCAGGAGACCGCGCGGCAACTGACCGCGGCGGGGCGGGACGTGGAGCTCGTGGTCCTCATCGACTCCGTACGCCCCCTCCCCCAGCCGGACCGGACACCGGCCGAGCGGCTGCGCGCCCACTTCGAGGGGTTCGCCCGACACGTCCGCGACGCCTACGGGGTCCGGCTCGAGCTGCCGTACGACGACCTCGTCGCGATGGACGACGACGGAGAACGCATCGACACCGTGCTGGAGATCCTGCGCGCGTCCGCCGATGTGCCGCCCGCCGCTCTGGAGCACCAGCGCTCCTCCTACCTGGACCTGAGGATCGGCGAGGCCCACCGGCCGGGCCGTCACGACGGGCGGGTGGTCCTGTACCGGGCCACGGAGCCCGCTCCGCACACCGTGCGTGACCCCGCCTACGAACGCGACGACCAGGCGCTGGGCTGGGACGAGGTGTGCCCGCGCCTGACCGTCGTACCGGTCGCGGGACACCACCTGTCGCTGCTCGACCCGCCGCATGTCGACGAGATCGCCGCCCGTCTGGGGCGTGAGCTCGCCGAAGGGACCCGCTGA
- a CDS encoding cutinase family protein, with protein MRIRLYLAALSLVGGAGVATVSAPPASAAACSDIDVVAARGTFEPGTLGLIVGDPVYSALQRKLTGRSVTSYKVNYPADLSLTSAAQGNADLVNHVKSQAAACPNQRFILVGYSQGANVVDNSIGISSAGAVVGSPIVATIPAALESRVAAVLLFGNPIRAIGKSVTGTYQSRTIDFCAKGDPVCEAGGNDTLAHLGYTANADAAATFAAGKV; from the coding sequence ATGCGTATTCGCTTGTACCTCGCCGCGCTGTCGCTGGTCGGCGGCGCCGGTGTGGCCACCGTCTCGGCACCACCGGCATCCGCCGCGGCCTGCTCGGACATCGACGTCGTCGCCGCTCGCGGCACCTTCGAGCCCGGCACGCTCGGCCTGATCGTCGGCGACCCGGTGTACTCCGCCCTCCAGAGGAAACTCACGGGCCGGAGTGTGACCAGCTACAAGGTGAACTACCCCGCGGACCTTTCCCTCACCTCGGCCGCGCAGGGCAACGCGGATCTGGTGAACCACGTGAAAAGCCAGGCGGCCGCCTGTCCGAATCAGCGTTTCATTCTGGTCGGCTATTCGCAGGGCGCGAACGTCGTCGACAACTCCATCGGCATCAGCAGCGCCGGTGCCGTGGTCGGCAGTCCCATCGTGGCCACCATTCCCGCCGCGCTGGAGTCACGGGTGGCCGCGGTGCTGCTGTTCGGCAACCCGATCCGGGCGATCGGCAAGAGCGTCACCGGCACGTACCAGAGTCGCACCATCGACTTCTGCGCCAAGGGTGACCCCGTCTGCGAAGCGGGCGGCAACGACACGCTGGCGCACCTCGGCTACACGGCGAACGCCGACGCGGCGGCGACCTTCGCCGCGGGCAAGGTCTGA
- a CDS encoding alpha/beta hydrolase, which translates to MHRRTTGVSRRTVTKAAAGAGLAVLFGARTAAALGSRTVDVSVSSAALGRSAPVRLILPSGFGSQPTRTYPVLYLLHGAHDDYTSWTRETDIEAFTEGRDLIVAMPDAGPTGIPTAWRGGPDYETFQLKEVPALLARDYRASGVRVVAGVSTGGYGAMAHAARHPGMFTAAASYSGILDTMAPGVPTLMDAIVARENLVPTSLWGSPFLNLLTWLDFNPRNRAAGLRGTALYVSSGSGLAGGTGDWLPEALESALWPSAHSFTDMLALQRIPVTTHFYAGGGHSWAYWKQEFTASWPLLARGLGVPQ; encoded by the coding sequence ATGCACCGTCGCACCACCGGAGTGTCCCGACGTACCGTCACCAAGGCCGCGGCCGGTGCCGGTCTGGCCGTCCTGTTCGGCGCCCGGACCGCCGCCGCGCTGGGGTCACGCACCGTCGACGTGTCCGTGTCCTCCGCCGCACTGGGCCGCAGTGCGCCGGTGCGCCTGATCCTGCCGTCGGGCTTCGGCTCGCAGCCCACACGCACCTACCCCGTGCTGTACCTGCTGCACGGCGCCCACGACGACTACACGTCCTGGACGCGGGAGACGGACATCGAGGCCTTCACCGAGGGCCGGGACCTGATCGTGGCGATGCCCGACGCGGGGCCCACCGGGATTCCCACCGCCTGGCGCGGCGGGCCCGACTACGAGACCTTCCAGCTGAAGGAGGTTCCGGCGCTGCTCGCCCGCGACTACCGGGCCTCCGGAGTACGGGTCGTCGCAGGGGTGTCCACCGGCGGCTACGGCGCCATGGCGCACGCGGCACGGCACCCGGGCATGTTCACCGCGGCGGCCTCCTACAGCGGGATCCTCGACACCATGGCGCCCGGTGTCCCCACCCTGATGGACGCCATCGTGGCCCGCGAGAACCTGGTGCCCACGTCGCTGTGGGGCAGTCCGTTCCTGAACCTGCTCACCTGGCTCGACTTCAACCCGCGGAACCGGGCCGCGGGACTGCGCGGCACCGCCCTGTACGTCTCCAGCGGCAGCGGGCTGGCGGGAGGCACGGGTGACTGGCTGCCCGAGGCCCTGGAGAGCGCCCTGTGGCCCTCCGCCCACAGCTTCACCGACATGCTCGCGCTGCAGCGCATCCCGGTCACCACACACTTCTACGCAGGAGGAGGGCACAGCTGGGCCTACTGGAAGCAGGAGTTCACCGCGTCGTGGCCGTTGCTCGCCCGAGGCCTGGGGGTGCCGCAGTGA
- a CDS encoding PucR family transcriptional regulator has product MATAAPHGVPEGRGAAAVPPDLAELLRAQLEEVADEVEEEVRRQVPEYARPADGTYREHLRAGVVQALTLFVDHIADPRGRGEAIAATYYELGRGEALEGRSLDALQSALRVGGLHAWRLMGRTAEQLGLDSAVVTALGELAFRTVHEVAEAAAAGYSEARAHNTDELERRRRRLLDLLLGEGPVAPAAVQDMAHGARWSVPRQVAVVALAATPDQREEEWPLAAAGALVDMESRPPRMLIPDPDGSGRFGGRAFSLALRGRPAAIGPTVPLAEAARSLRWATRALGLMGRGILPRQGVVRCADHLSTLLLHSDEPMLDQLRGRALAPLETVSEGQRERLAETLLAWLLSGSNVPDVAARLHVHPQTVRYRLRQLEKVFGDALHDPGARLDLILALTTAQKSEEFLNSRP; this is encoded by the coding sequence TTGGCCACCGCCGCCCCGCACGGCGTCCCGGAGGGCCGCGGCGCCGCCGCGGTCCCGCCCGACCTGGCCGAACTGCTGCGCGCCCAGCTGGAGGAGGTCGCCGACGAGGTCGAGGAGGAGGTCCGCCGGCAGGTGCCCGAGTACGCGCGTCCGGCCGACGGAACCTACCGCGAACACCTCAGAGCCGGTGTGGTGCAGGCGCTCACCCTGTTCGTCGACCACATCGCCGACCCGCGCGGCCGCGGGGAGGCGATCGCGGCGACGTACTACGAACTCGGGCGCGGTGAGGCCCTGGAGGGGCGCAGTCTGGACGCCTTGCAGTCCGCGCTGCGGGTCGGCGGGCTGCACGCCTGGCGCCTGATGGGCCGTACGGCCGAGCAACTCGGCCTCGACTCCGCGGTGGTCACGGCGCTGGGCGAGCTCGCCTTCCGCACCGTGCACGAGGTCGCGGAGGCGGCTGCGGCCGGGTACTCCGAGGCACGCGCGCACAACACGGACGAGCTGGAGCGGCGCCGCAGACGCCTGCTGGACCTGCTGCTCGGCGAGGGGCCGGTCGCGCCGGCGGCGGTGCAGGACATGGCGCACGGTGCCCGGTGGTCGGTGCCCAGGCAGGTCGCGGTCGTCGCGCTCGCGGCCACGCCGGACCAGCGGGAGGAGGAGTGGCCGCTGGCCGCCGCGGGAGCGCTGGTGGACATGGAGTCGCGGCCGCCGCGGATGCTGATCCCCGACCCGGACGGCTCCGGGCGCTTCGGGGGCCGGGCGTTCAGCCTCGCGCTGCGCGGGCGGCCGGCCGCGATCGGGCCGACGGTGCCGCTCGCCGAGGCCGCCCGGTCGCTGCGCTGGGCCACCCGCGCGCTGGGGTTGATGGGGCGCGGGATCCTTCCCCGGCAGGGGGTGGTGCGCTGCGCGGACCACTTGTCGACCCTGCTGCTGCACAGCGACGAGCCGATGCTCGACCAGCTGCGGGGGCGGGCCCTCGCACCGCTCGAGACGGTGTCGGAGGGGCAGCGCGAGCGGCTCGCCGAGACGCTGCTGGCGTGGCTGCTCAGCGGCAGCAATGTGCCCGACGTCGCCGCCCGTCTCCACGTCCATCCGCAGACGGTGCGTTATCGGCTGCGTCAGCTGGAGAAAGTCTTCGGTGATGCGCTGCACGATCCCGGCGCCCGTCTGGATCTCATTCTGGCACTCACCACGGCACAAAAGAGCGAGGAATTTCTGAATTCCCGTCCATAA